Proteins encoded together in one Allomeiothermus silvanus DSM 9946 window:
- a CDS encoding N-formylglutamate amidohydrolase, with protein sequence MKLPALVITPHSSFQVPAEVLAEMLGERFYDSLARQARLDWLFREGDPHTEVLFHTPEAHPLQAPFSRFVVDLNRDREEAGANGVIKLTDFEGRPLYPSGFALDAQKREERLRRYWDSFHAEIERMLRTHAIRLLVNGHSMQPTGPAIGPDAGKPRPGICLMAGTDAQGDPVASHSSLPKRVAREVLGLAQRHFAPVLRGQPTEAITLGEPWKSDQISQRYSDPARPRPVWGFGLEFNRALYLRYEDDQERPNDAMIRDLNAAFREFLAELMERLA encoded by the coding sequence ATGAAACTGCCGGCTTTAGTCATCACCCCCCACAGTTCCTTTCAGGTTCCTGCCGAGGTCTTGGCCGAGATGCTGGGCGAGCGTTTCTACGATTCCCTGGCACGTCAGGCCCGGTTGGATTGGCTCTTCCGCGAGGGTGACCCCCATACCGAGGTGCTGTTTCACACCCCTGAGGCTCACCCCCTGCAGGCCCCGTTCAGCCGTTTCGTGGTAGATCTCAACCGGGACCGGGAGGAAGCGGGCGCTAACGGGGTGATCAAGCTCACCGACTTTGAAGGGCGGCCCCTGTATCCCTCCGGTTTTGCTCTGGACGCACAGAAGCGAGAGGAACGGTTACGGCGCTACTGGGATAGCTTCCACGCCGAGATCGAGCGGATGCTGCGAACGCATGCCATCCGGCTTCTGGTCAATGGCCATTCCATGCAGCCCACCGGCCCGGCGATCGGCCCGGACGCAGGGAAACCGCGGCCTGGGATATGTCTGATGGCGGGCACCGATGCCCAGGGCGACCCCGTGGCGAGCCATTCCAGCCTGCCCAAGCGCGTAGCCCGGGAGGTGCTGGGCCTGGCTCAGAGGCACTTTGCGCCGGTGCTGCGCGGTCAGCCCACCGAGGCCATCACCCTGGGCGAGCCCTGGAAGAGCGACCAGATCAGTCAGCGCTACAGCGATCCGGCCCGCCCACGACCGGTATGGGGGTTTGGCCTAGAGTTCAACCGTGCCTTATACCTGCGTTACGAGGACGACCAAGAGCGCCCTAACGATGCGATGATTCGGGACTTGAATGCGGCGTTTCGGGAGTTTTTGGCCGAGTTGATGGAGCGATTGGCCTAG
- a CDS encoding Lrp/AsnC family transcriptional regulator — protein sequence MDETDRILLGLLQQNASIPRAELARASGLSPAGVHKRLHKLHLEGYIRRTVGILDRGKLGLDLLCFLKLTFKNNLDASNLPALRRAVEGLPEVLECYTLTGSDDALLKVAVRDHVALRDFLRRFSESQQVVGRVETCIVLEEFKEGTALPL from the coding sequence ATGGACGAGACCGACCGTATACTGCTGGGACTGCTGCAACAAAATGCATCGATTCCCCGAGCCGAGCTAGCGCGCGCGTCGGGGCTTTCCCCAGCAGGGGTGCACAAGCGGCTTCACAAGCTCCACCTGGAGGGATACATCCGCCGTACAGTAGGCATTTTAGACCGTGGTAAGCTGGGCTTAGACCTGCTGTGCTTTCTCAAACTAACCTTCAAGAACAACCTCGATGCCTCTAACCTTCCGGCGTTGCGCCGCGCGGTAGAGGGGCTGCCGGAGGTGCTGGAGTGCTACACCCTGACCGGTTCCGATGATGCCCTGCTCAAGGTGGCGGTACGCGATCACGTTGCGCTGCGGGATTTTCTGCGGCGCTTTTCCGAGAGCCAGCAGGTAGTGGGTCGGGTCGAGACATGCATCGTGTTGGAGGAGTTCAAGGAGGGCACCGCGCTCCCGTTATGA
- a CDS encoding IS701-like element ISMesi2 family transposase, whose protein sequence is MLSQASPKGVMPMNPPKCDDLDYIHFLIAAQRVFTCTEAARCSPKEKSPPAHDAFTRLLQRQPPDTAALWQEAKAFVKLREGLLILDDTTLDKPYARDMDLVSYHWSGKHQRVVRGIALMTLLWTEGQALIPCDFRVYDKPQDGKSKNDHFQTMLQKAKERGFQPEYVLMDSWYASLENLKAIVSFGWRFLTRLKGNRLVNPEGKGNVPIREVEIPGEGRVVHLRGFGFVRVFRTLSKDGEAEYWATNHLGMSEEKRAELERQGWGIEVYHRGLKQCCGVERAQVRKAVSILRHLLLALRAFLRLEVYRLRRGVSWYEAKASIVREAIRSYLAHPLHILQPTA, encoded by the coding sequence GTGCTTAGCCAAGCTTCTCCAAAGGGGGTGATGCCCATGAACCCACCGAAGTGCGATGACCTGGACTACATCCACTTTCTCATCGCCGCTCAGCGGGTCTTCACCTGTACCGAGGCCGCTCGCTGTAGTCCAAAGGAGAAGAGCCCTCCCGCCCATGATGCCTTTACCCGCCTGCTGCAAAGACAGCCGCCCGACACGGCGGCGCTGTGGCAGGAGGCCAAGGCCTTCGTGAAGCTCAGGGAGGGGCTGCTGATCCTGGACGACACCACCCTGGATAAGCCCTACGCTCGGGACATGGATCTGGTGAGTTACCACTGGAGCGGCAAACACCAAAGGGTGGTTAGGGGCATCGCCCTCATGACCCTGCTGTGGACGGAGGGGCAGGCCCTGATCCCCTGCGACTTTCGGGTCTACGACAAGCCCCAGGATGGGAAGAGCAAAAACGACCACTTTCAGACCATGCTCCAGAAAGCGAAGGAGCGGGGGTTTCAGCCGGAATATGTCCTGATGGACAGCTGGTATGCCAGCTTGGAGAACCTCAAGGCCATAGTCAGCTTTGGCTGGCGGTTTCTGACGCGGCTGAAGGGCAACCGCCTGGTCAACCCGGAGGGGAAGGGAAATGTACCCATCCGTGAGGTGGAAATCCCTGGGGAGGGGAGGGTGGTTCATCTTCGGGGTTTTGGGTTCGTGAGGGTGTTCCGAACGCTCTCCAAGGACGGGGAGGCGGAGTACTGGGCCACGAACCATCTGGGGATGAGCGAAGAGAAGCGGGCGGAGTTAGAGCGGCAAGGATGGGGGATCGAAGTGTACCATCGGGGGCTCAAGCAGTGCTGTGGGGTGGAGCGGGCCCAGGTGAGGAAGGCGGTCTCCATCCTGCGGCACCTCCTCCTGGCTTTGCGGGCCTTCCTCCGGCTGGAGGTCTACCGGCTGCGCAGGGGGGTGAGCTGGTACGAGGCCAAGGCGTCCATTGTTCGCGAGGCAATACGAAGTTATCTCGCCCATCCCCTCCACATCCTTCAGCCAACTGCGTAA
- a CDS encoding ABC transporter ATP-binding protein — translation MLETHDLSKTFNGLMALQQHHLQLQRGEIVGVIGPNGSGKSTLFNLISGFLRPSQGGVRFEGREISRLAPAAIARLGIARTFQGTRLFKNLSVLENVRAGAQLRYPVNLAEVVSGLGRAKIHPPASEKMAWELLEMVGLEAVADWPAGSLPYGNQRRLEIARALATAPKLLMLDEPAAGLDSSETLTLLHLIRQVRDRYGLAVLLIEHDMDLVMNLCERIQVLAYGQVIAEGTPAEVQSDPRVQEAYLGGTA, via the coding sequence ATGCTCGAGACCCATGACCTTAGCAAAACTTTCAACGGGCTGATGGCCCTTCAGCAGCACCATCTACAGCTACAGCGGGGGGAGATCGTGGGGGTAATCGGCCCTAATGGTTCCGGCAAGAGCACCCTGTTCAACCTTATTAGCGGTTTCTTGCGTCCGAGCCAAGGCGGAGTGCGGTTCGAGGGGCGCGAAATCAGCCGTCTGGCCCCGGCCGCCATCGCCCGGTTGGGGATCGCCCGCACCTTCCAAGGCACCCGGCTGTTCAAAAACCTGAGCGTGCTGGAGAACGTGCGGGCAGGGGCCCAGCTGCGCTACCCGGTAAACCTGGCGGAGGTCGTGAGCGGACTCGGCCGGGCAAAAATCCACCCTCCCGCCAGCGAAAAGATGGCCTGGGAGTTGCTGGAGATGGTCGGGTTGGAAGCGGTGGCCGATTGGCCTGCGGGTAGCCTGCCCTACGGCAATCAGCGGCGATTGGAGATCGCCCGGGCGCTGGCCACCGCTCCCAAGCTGCTTATGTTAGACGAGCCAGCCGCCGGGCTTGACTCGAGCGAGACCCTCACCCTCTTGCATTTGATCCGCCAGGTGCGCGACAGGTATGGGCTGGCGGTGCTCCTTATCGAACACGACATGGACTTGGTGATGAACCTATGTGAGCGCATCCAGGTGCTGGCTTATGGCCAGGTCATCGCCGAAGGCACCCCGGCGGAAGTGCAATCCGATCCCAGAGTACAAGAAGCTTACCTGGGAGGGACCGCATGA
- a CDS encoding ABC transporter ATP-binding protein, with amino-acid sequence MNALEVQGLEVAYGAVRALKGVNLSVGQGEVITLLGANGAGKSTTLRAISGLVRPRAGSITYRGEALTRLSPAQIVRRGIAHCPEGRRVFAGLSVQDNLLLGASGRRDPEIGLDIQRMFTLFPILAERRNQAAGTLSGGEQQMLALARALMSRPTLLLLDEPSLGLAPLVVRSIFATLKELKAAGSTILLVEQNVKLALELADRAYVLRTGQVVLEGKAEELRDDARVARAYLGGAA; translated from the coding sequence ATGAACGCCCTGGAGGTTCAAGGGCTCGAGGTGGCCTACGGCGCGGTGCGGGCCCTCAAAGGGGTGAACCTTTCCGTAGGCCAGGGGGAGGTGATCACCTTGCTGGGCGCTAATGGAGCCGGCAAAAGCACTACCCTGCGGGCCATCTCCGGACTGGTGCGGCCCCGCGCGGGAAGCATCACCTATAGGGGAGAAGCCCTGACCCGGCTGAGCCCAGCCCAGATCGTACGTCGAGGGATTGCCCACTGCCCCGAGGGGAGGCGGGTCTTCGCCGGGCTCTCGGTGCAGGACAATTTGCTGCTGGGAGCCAGCGGACGCCGCGACCCGGAAATCGGCCTTGATATTCAGAGAATGTTCACGCTCTTCCCCATCCTCGCCGAGCGCCGCAACCAGGCGGCGGGGACGCTTTCCGGGGGGGAACAGCAGATGCTGGCCCTGGCCCGAGCGCTGATGAGCCGTCCCACGCTGCTGCTGCTGGATGAACCTAGCTTGGGTCTGGCTCCGCTGGTGGTGCGCAGCATCTTTGCCACCCTCAAGGAATTAAAAGCCGCCGGGAGCACCATTTTGCTGGTCGAGCAAAACGTGAAGCTAGCCCTGGAGCTGGCGGACCGGGCCTATGTGTTGCGCACGGGTCAGGTAGTCCTCGAGGGAAAGGCCGAAGAGCTTCGCGACGATGCGCGGGTTGCTCGGGCCTATCTGGGAGGGGCCGCGTGA
- a CDS encoding branched-chain amino acid ABC transporter permease: MSELEYILQQLINALSVGSLYALVAVGLSIIFSLLRLTNFAHGDMMMIGAFATLFAQLAGMSFLAAVGVGILVSALAGVIIERVAYRPVRGAPDVTMLLTSVALTYILENLGILLFSSSPRNFPLPEWMNHLYRFADGRITFNNINLLTLGVTLLALLFLNWFVRRTRVGLGMRAAAEDLTAAHLVGLDVNQVIVVAFVLASAFAGVAGVLWAAQAGVVEPQMGFTPLLKAFVAAIIGGFGSIPGAIVGGFVLGGLEVLIQSLPGQWGLSSYRDALVFALLIAFLLFRPGGILGVRQEVKL, from the coding sequence ATGAGTGAGCTCGAGTACATCCTGCAACAGCTCATCAACGCCCTCTCCGTCGGCAGCCTCTACGCGCTGGTGGCGGTGGGTCTTTCCATCATCTTCAGCCTGCTGCGGCTGACCAACTTCGCCCACGGGGACATGATGATGATCGGAGCCTTCGCTACCCTCTTCGCCCAACTCGCCGGGATGTCCTTCCTGGCGGCGGTGGGGGTGGGTATCTTGGTCTCGGCCCTCGCCGGGGTGATCATCGAACGGGTGGCCTACCGCCCGGTGCGGGGGGCGCCGGACGTGACCATGTTGCTGACCTCGGTGGCCCTGACGTACATCCTCGAGAACCTGGGGATTCTGCTCTTTAGCTCGAGCCCCCGCAACTTCCCCTTGCCTGAGTGGATGAATCACCTTTACCGCTTCGCCGACGGTCGCATCACCTTCAACAACATCAACCTGCTGACGCTAGGGGTCACCTTGCTGGCCTTGCTGTTTCTGAACTGGTTTGTGCGGCGCACCCGGGTAGGGCTGGGAATGCGGGCCGCCGCCGAAGACCTCACCGCCGCGCACTTGGTAGGACTGGACGTTAATCAGGTAATTGTGGTGGCCTTCGTACTGGCCTCAGCCTTCGCCGGGGTAGCCGGGGTCTTGTGGGCGGCCCAAGCCGGGGTGGTGGAGCCGCAAATGGGGTTCACTCCACTGCTCAAGGCTTTCGTGGCCGCAATCATCGGCGGCTTCGGCTCGATCCCGGGGGCCATCGTGGGTGGCTTCGTACTGGGGGGACTAGAGGTACTCATCCAGTCCCTACCTGGGCAGTGGGGCTTATCGTCCTACCGCGATGCGCTGGTATTTGCCTTGCTGATCGCATTCTTACTCTTTCGCCCAGGGGGCATCTTGGGAGTTCGGCAGGAGGTGAAGCTCTGA
- a CDS encoding branched-chain amino acid ABC transporter permease, whose translation MLAGLGPHFLPEYWVRVLIVLGINVILVSSLGLSNGFTGVFSLGHPGFVALGAYASGILTLELSKKAAYLPDLPGFLAGVQLPFLPATLLAGALCALVASLIGIPLMRLSGNYVSVATLGFLVIVNVVLVNAERFTRGSRTFTGIPPYTDLGWVAGWAVVTLLVLSRVAYSPLGRAMRATRDDPIAAQAVGIHLLPARLLAFTIGAFFAGVGGALYGHYLVSFSPATFYVAMLVQQLTMLVLGGQASLTGAVVGVTAITVLSEVLRNLERGFSLGALQVPAVFGASQIALGFIFILVMVYRPQGLLGDWELRLVNGPRAPEKAGPMYKGGKA comes from the coding sequence TTGTTGGCCGGGTTGGGCCCACACTTCCTGCCGGAGTACTGGGTGCGGGTGCTAATCGTCCTGGGGATTAACGTCATCCTGGTCTCGAGCCTGGGCCTCTCCAACGGCTTCACCGGGGTGTTCTCGCTGGGCCACCCGGGATTCGTTGCGCTAGGGGCGTATGCTTCGGGGATTCTGACCCTCGAGCTTTCCAAGAAAGCCGCCTACTTACCCGACTTGCCGGGGTTTCTGGCGGGAGTCCAGCTGCCTTTTCTTCCCGCGACGCTCCTGGCCGGGGCACTGTGCGCACTGGTGGCCTCCTTGATCGGCATCCCGCTGATGCGGCTGTCGGGGAACTATGTCTCGGTGGCGACGCTGGGCTTTCTGGTAATTGTCAATGTCGTGCTGGTCAACGCCGAGCGGTTCACCCGGGGCTCGCGCACGTTTACCGGTATCCCGCCCTACACCGACCTCGGATGGGTGGCCGGCTGGGCGGTGGTAACCCTGTTGGTGCTCTCGCGGGTGGCCTACTCCCCGCTGGGGCGGGCCATGCGGGCTACCCGCGACGACCCCATCGCCGCCCAGGCGGTGGGGATCCACCTCCTGCCCGCACGGCTGCTGGCCTTCACCATCGGGGCGTTTTTCGCTGGGGTGGGCGGGGCCTTGTACGGGCACTACTTGGTCTCCTTCTCGCCGGCCACTTTCTACGTGGCGATGCTCGTCCAGCAGCTCACCATGTTGGTGCTGGGCGGCCAAGCCAGCCTCACCGGGGCCGTGGTGGGGGTTACGGCCATCACCGTGCTCTCGGAGGTGCTCCGGAACCTCGAGCGCGGCTTCAGCTTGGGGGCGCTCCAGGTTCCGGCGGTATTCGGCGCCAGCCAGATCGCGTTGGGCTTCATCTTCATCCTGGTGATGGTCTATCGCCCCCAGGGGCTGTTGGGCGATTGGGAGCTACGGCTCGTGAACGGGCCTCGGGCCCCGGAGAAGGCCGGGCCGATGTACAAAGGAGGAAAGGCATGA
- a CDS encoding ABC transporter substrate-binding protein encodes MKKLGVVLGSLVMVSLALAQGTIKIGNAYNQTGSMSSLDVPASNGAKLAVKEINAAGGVLGMKLELVSYDGKTDPATITNMASQMINSDKVVAIAGFTDSDSALALGPIAQKAGIPFVTAGATSPQLPDQIGSEMFLACFGDNVQAAVGAEFVYKNLKGKTAYLVWDKSTEYTTLLGKYFKEAYAKVGGKLLGEDTYKSGDKNFSAQITKIKALSQKPDVLYIAAMPDDIGTVVKQFRQAGLSQPIVGGDGYDTPLLVQVAGKAADNVYFTTHALMDPQKGTPEVKKFIAAYRKEYGKDPENAFAALGYDAIYLLADAIRRAGAPDPAKITAALNQTKGLKAVTGTITFAGSRVPQKAVTVIGVKDLKLNLAASMAPSYVPKP; translated from the coding sequence ATGAAGAAACTAGGGGTAGTACTCGGCAGCTTGGTGATGGTCTCGCTCGCGCTGGCCCAGGGAACCATCAAAATTGGCAACGCCTACAACCAGACCGGCAGCATGAGCTCGCTCGATGTCCCGGCCTCCAACGGGGCCAAACTGGCGGTAAAGGAGATCAACGCCGCTGGAGGGGTGCTGGGGATGAAGCTCGAGCTGGTCTCCTACGACGGAAAAACCGATCCTGCCACCATCACCAATATGGCCTCCCAGATGATCAACAGCGACAAGGTAGTGGCGATCGCCGGCTTCACCGACTCTGACTCGGCCCTGGCGCTGGGCCCCATCGCCCAGAAGGCGGGGATTCCTTTCGTCACCGCCGGGGCCACCTCGCCGCAGTTGCCGGATCAGATCGGCAGCGAAATGTTCTTGGCATGCTTTGGCGACAACGTGCAGGCCGCCGTGGGGGCGGAGTTCGTCTACAAAAACCTGAAGGGCAAGACCGCCTATCTGGTGTGGGACAAGAGCACCGAGTACACCACCCTACTCGGCAAGTACTTCAAAGAGGCCTACGCCAAGGTCGGCGGCAAACTGCTGGGCGAGGATACCTACAAGTCAGGGGACAAGAACTTCTCCGCCCAGATCACCAAGATCAAGGCCCTGTCCCAGAAGCCCGACGTGCTGTACATCGCCGCCATGCCCGACGATATCGGCACGGTGGTCAAGCAGTTCCGTCAGGCCGGGCTCTCCCAGCCCATCGTGGGCGGCGACGGTTACGACACCCCGCTCTTGGTGCAAGTAGCCGGCAAAGCCGCCGATAACGTCTACTTCACCACCCACGCCTTGATGGACCCGCAGAAGGGCACCCCCGAGGTCAAGAAGTTCATCGCAGCCTACCGGAAAGAGTACGGCAAAGACCCCGAGAACGCCTTTGCCGCCCTCGGTTACGATGCCATCTACCTGCTGGCCGACGCCATCCGGCGGGCCGGAGCCCCCGACCCGGCCAAGATCACCGCGGCCTTGAACCAGACCAAGGGTCTCAAGGCTGTGACCGGAACCATCACCTTCGCCGGTAGCCGGGTGCCGCAAAAGGCGGTGACGGTGATCGGGGTCAAGGACCTCAAGCTCAACCTAGCGGCCTCGATGGCCCCGAGCTACGTGCCCAAGCCCTGA
- a CDS encoding cyclase family protein, with protein sequence MNLWEVYNQYFKTATFTDLTHTFFPGQPKFPALPDEEHSHFCRLEDGALFDIQKYSFVGQWGTHVDPPLHMILGGRSIDQLEVRETLLPLVVVNVADKVAGDPDYCIQMEDVERWEAQHGPIPFGSLVAMRTDWSKRWPDPAAMANRDADGVQHFPGWSLEVLRFLLETRRVAAIGHETTDTDGGIACSREDSDWALEKYILAHDRWQVELLTNLDKVPEAGALVVVGWPKPKGGSGFPARVVAIHRAA encoded by the coding sequence ATGAACCTGTGGGAAGTTTACAACCAGTACTTCAAAACCGCTACCTTCACCGACCTCACCCATACCTTCTTTCCCGGGCAACCCAAGTTTCCGGCGCTGCCCGATGAGGAACACAGCCACTTTTGCCGCCTCGAGGACGGTGCCCTCTTCGACATCCAGAAATATAGCTTCGTGGGGCAATGGGGCACCCACGTAGACCCCCCCTTGCACATGATCTTAGGCGGGCGAAGCATCGATCAGCTCGAGGTACGCGAAACCCTGCTGCCGCTGGTGGTGGTGAATGTGGCGGATAAGGTGGCGGGCGATCCCGACTACTGCATCCAAATGGAGGATGTCGAGCGGTGGGAAGCCCAGCACGGCCCGATCCCTTTCGGTTCACTGGTGGCGATGCGCACCGACTGGTCCAAGCGCTGGCCCGACCCGGCGGCGATGGCCAACCGCGACGCCGATGGAGTACAGCACTTTCCCGGATGGAGCCTGGAGGTGCTGCGCTTTTTGCTCGAGACCCGCCGGGTCGCCGCCATTGGGCACGAGACTACCGATACCGACGGTGGGATCGCCTGTAGCCGCGAGGATAGCGACTGGGCGCTAGAAAAATACATCCTGGCTCACGACCGTTGGCAGGTCGAGCTGTTGACCAACTTGGACAAGGTACCCGAGGCTGGGGCGCTGGTGGTGGTGGGCTGGCCCAAGCCCAAAGGAGGCAGCGGGTTTCCAGCCAGGGTGGTGGCGATTCACCGGGCTGCCTGA